TGTCAACGTGACCCTGTTCTTCCCCTGTCAGGATCTGTTTGCATCGGTGGCTAAATCCAAGCCAAAGCCAAGCCAAGCTAAAGCCACCACACCCCAGCCCCAGAAGACGCTGTCCCTCTTCAGTGATGACGAGGTATGAGAACCCTTGAACTCTGAGCCAACGCCAAGAGCCAAGAGCAGTTGAATGCACCTTATTCACAGCACTTTGAATGGATCGAGGGACCGATAAGGTTCTGTGTGGAACATTGAGGTCAGAAAGGGGCAGGATCCTATTTTAAGTGGGTTTAATTTTCTAAATCAGATGAGATAAGATGAAGCTTGTTATTCCGTGGGGGAACTAAGGGTGTCACAGTATAACGTAAAACAAATTAAGTGATAACAAAAGGAGAACTaaaagtgttaataaaatcaaGCTAAAAATTGTCCATTTTTTAAAGTAGTCATTATTGACCTTCTATAGATGCATGAAAAAAGGTGATTTCCTTGGTGAGTAACAGGAAACCGTGTCTGTTATTGGGTCAATTTGTGAATGACAGGACCAGTGGTTGGGTTCTCAGCCCGGCACAGGGAGGACGGAGACCAAGACGGGGGTGATGAAGGCCAGTGTAAGCGCCCCGTCCAACCTGCCCAGCGCTAGAGCCCCTCCCAACGGCAGCCTGTTCGATGACGAGGACGAAGACCTTTTCGCCACTGCCAAAACATCCAGGTGGTTTTTACTTTCTCCTCATCCGTAAAAACAAGGTCATGGCTTTTGTTCATTGTCCCTCTGTTCAAAATAAGCACTGGGTTCCGTTTTGGTATGTGCCTTGGTAGAGACAACCACAGACGTGTGGTGGTGTGACCCTGTTCACATCAACAAAGACACGCAATGTACTTCCTGTTTTAAGGAAGTACAGTCAAACTGTCAAACTGGTAATTTACCAGTTCCAGAGTGGAATTTACCCTTCTTTTTCACTGTTTTTTAAAAGACTAGAATAAAAAGCTATATGATATGTTACAGCAATCCCTGTGTCCAATCGCTCTGCtcatagttgttgttttttgggatCCAGTCCATTGAAGTCTCAGAGGGTGGCGTTATTATTTGAAGACGACGAAGACCAAGGATTCCTCTTTGGCTCCAAACCTGCCATTGGCTCCAGTGCTAAAGCATCAGCCACTAAAGTGAGTCCACCTACTCTCAGTCATTCTTAAGTTAGCAGAAGCCCCAACCCAAAGGGACTCGCATTGAATTTGAAGATGcacgtcattaaggagctggtaggggcTAGGCATCTggctcaaggatgcctgcaggtagactgtggacctCGGTGATCAAACCCAGTACGTAACGTCCAACAGTCGAAAGGCACCCTTGCCCTGTCTTTGGTCCACACAGGTCTAGTTGTATTTCATTTTGAAAAATAATGTGTTGCTGCAATCTTCATGATTGCAGCATGATCTTGCTTCGGTCATCTCAAcgtctttctcgctctctcttcatcATGCCCCTCCCAATCTCTCCTGTCAGGCCCCTGTTGTGGCCCCCAAGGCCCCAGCCCCGTCCCTGTTCGACCAAGAGCCCCGCAAGGAGGTTCCTGCCTCGGGGAGCGTGGTCGAGAAGGCCAAGCCTCCGGAGGACACATGCGATGGGGAGGTCCCCGATCggcagcccccctcctcctcctcctcctcctcttccacctcctccacaatctcctcctctctgccagcCAGCGATCGAGAGCCCAGGAAACAGAAGCCTGCGGGGGCTGTCAGCCTCTTCGGGGGCATCGACATCATGGCCAGCAGGCGCAGAGAAGGAGCTGAGGGGGACGTCCTTACTGAGGATCGCCTGCCGCCTCCGGatgtaggagaggaggaggaggaggaggaggaggagaccacgGAGAAGACAAAAGCCAACCCTGTCAGTATTTTTGATGGGGATGAtaacgacgacgacgatgaaGAAGAGGACAGCGATTGGAATGTTTCCGGTGCCGTAGTCCGCCCACCCATCACTACAAACACAAAACAGGTGTGTTCCCGAGACAGTATACATTAACCATTATGATTCGATCTGGGAATATAATACATCAAGTAAGAATGAgttcttactgtgtgtgtgtgtgtgtgtgtgtgtgtgtgtgtgtgtgtgtgtgtgtgtgtgtgtgtgtgtgtgtgtgtgtgtgtgtgtgtgtgtgtgtgtgtgtagcctgcaAGGGAACAGCAACGCACAAAGAGCACAGGTGTGTTCCAGGACGAGGAGCTGCTGTTCAGCGACAGGCAGCAGAAGGACAACGACCCTGATGTTGACCTGTTTGCCACTTCAGGGAAAACCGTGGTCagtccacgtgtgtgtgcgtcttgttCTGTGTGTAGGGAATCTTCTGTGTGTGAGCATCTGCTCTGTTCACGCATTACTTAAAACACATGGGATATCCTTGCAATCTGAAGGTGTCAATGAAAGGTAcagtgcctttgtgtgtgtgtgtgtgtgtgtgtgtgtgtgtgtgtgtgctaagatacagtacgtgtgtgtgttttcagagcGCGAAGCCGAGCTCCGTGAAGACAGACGTGCCGAGCCTGTTCGCAGACGACGAAGATGACCTCTTCAGCTCCGCTAAGCCCAAGCCTCCTCATCCGGTAATGAGATTCCTAAAGCGGTTGCAATCTCTGTTGATTCATGTGTTTCCCGTGAATATGCACATTGTCGTGCTCTTGTTGAAAGTAGTTTTGAAacgggtcgcttttaactcactttattgttaaagtattccggtatggtaactatgaagcaaaagggagggaattgtatctaacacttGTAGAGAGAAATATCgagagctacttcgagccccgCGCTTAGGCCCGAGGCTCTCTGCGGGGCGCCTATGATTCTCTGACCTCCTCTGGCTCCGGGCGCTGCAAATGGaccaagtaggcgtggcctatggtGGGCGTGGCATTTGTGACGTCTTAGCTGCGGCCTCCTGTCTTAAtgatgctgccttctgtggctgggGTAGATATTACCGCCTgtatgtttgatcctgctcccttgtggctatgtgggggtaatgcaggttgtgtgttcgatcctgcttcctagtggctatgtgggggcagcttatgtgcttcaAATACGTAAAAATATCACTATAATGACACCGCTACATTGGTTCCTCAAAAGGGAGAACAATAAACGGTATATTTTTCAATGTCTAGAAAATAGCGAAGAAACCCAGCAAACCCAAACAGGAGCCCACGCCGTCATGGAAAGGCATCAGCGCTGCTTCCACACCGGACAGCGAGGTAAAGTCATGGTTTGGTTCAGTCCCTACTCAATCCAGTATCACAGGATTTATTTACCACAGACTTTATgttcaaagttttttttttatcagtttctttgtgtttattccaaattatttgtatgCCGTGATTACCAGTGCACGGATCCCAAATGAGAGGAATGAACCGAAAGACAAAATGCATTGTGTTTTTATGCAACTTTACAGAGGACAGCAGCAAGCCCTGTAAAGGCCAAAGATCCCTTGTCAAGGATCGGAAAACTACAAgtaattttagttttttttttttttaccaaccaTACTTTTTGGTTTCCTATCTTAACCCTTTTTCCTTTCCCTAAATTTCTTCTGGAAAAAGACGTTTCACATTCCTACTTGTCTGTTTCTCAGTAAGGTTTCTTGGACTTCATTTGAAACTGTTTCTGCCTACTGAAAAAATACAACTATTATTATCAATCGGTGGCATGACCCTGATCGCTCTGTGGCCAGACTGAGGGCATGTATTCGGCTCAACCTTTTGAGTCATTTCTTGCCAACATTTCTATGGGGAACTGTGGACTTTTTTTGTTGGCTTCAACCTCACCCTTCCTCTTATTTCTCTTTCGCTTCCCTTGATTCCATTTAAAACTAAACCAGTACTGTAGTTGCACAATGGGATAAGCTCTAGGTctgcatacatgcatgtagTGTGTAACCAACTTGGAAACACAtatccatattttattttttttacatatgtTCCTAAGTATATCCATACTCCCGATGCAACAGCACTCACCAGGGTATTCCTTCCTTGTTTCTGCCCACCCAGGCCAACCTTGTGATCAACCCCAAGGCAATGCTCCCCGGTGCGGCCCCCCGTATCCCCGGGGCTGGGGGCGCTCTCCCGGGAACGCCCCCGGGCTCCTCCTCTGGGGTCTCCAGCTCCAGCCTGAGCCCCAGCCCCGTCACCACGCCCCTGGGGTCCACCCACTCGGGCATGGAGCAGGGGGTGAGCTTCGAGAGCCCCCTCCAGGTCGCTCCGCTGCCGAGCACAAACAAGGTGTGTTGCTGTGAggatgggggggctgggggggagggaaggtaACGTAACTAATCTAGAGCCGAGTCCAGGTCAGCATCTCAAGTAGTCAGCATCTCAAGTAGTCATCTGTTCAATGACCCTCTGCAGATtaatttggtttgaaatgtttcATACTTGAATGTTTTGTGTTACTGAGTACTCTCATTTAATTAGGTTAACCCTTTCTCTTATGTTAATGCATTGAACGTATTCTCTGGTGTGAACCCCTCGCTATTGTGAGGGGCTGATCCTCCTATTGGGACACTTAATTTCTAATGTCAATTAAATAAACCAAATGGGAATGTCTTAATgggttttttaaatgaatgcattCAACCTATCCTGTATAGTGAATTTCAGTCATTTCAACTACTTCTCTAATCTTAAATCATGCAAAGGTAATTTAAAATAACCTATCCCAAGCAAGCTAGATTTTGAAAGTATTCAACTGAAAAAATACTCTGCCTCCCTCCAAAGCCCCTCCCCAAAGAcatgactagctcgctagctatTGCAATAGGTGTGCCTAGCCTGCCTAGCCTGCCTAGCCTTGTGAATGACTcggcatagaaaaaaaaaaaagaaattgttaTTCACAATCAGTGCATGGGCAGATTGCTCTAGGTAGTCAGTCAGGTGGGCCATTTCATAATTTAATTTTGGCCAAATTAAATTCAATGCCATAAATGTAATTGATTGCATGGGCTTATAATAGGCCTGCGACAATCACAGAGacctgcttttatttttttgattgccTGTTCGGGATGTAGGGAGAATTTCgacaaatatgaatataaaataaGATGCTAAAATAAATGGCCTCACCTAGCTTGAATAGAGTTAACCCTGTCTTTGAATGTGAATACAGTAAACTGCTTATCTATGCCGATACCCTTACCCGACCTAATGAGGCGTTGAACCATCTCCTCCTGCAGAGTCGTGTCAAAGGCTCGGGCCAGCGCAGGCCCCAGTCTCGGGCGGCCAGGCAGCAGTCAGTCCAGCGCTCTGTCTCTGACCAAGAGGACAGCGCAGTGGAGCCGAACCCCCGGCTCAACCCCACCACGTCCGCTCTGGGCTTCCCAACCACGGGCCCAAAGCCCAACCTCCGCGCGCCCCGCCCCATGCTGCCTAAACCCAGTGGGACCAGTGCGTTCCCCACGCCCTCGCCCTCCCAGCTGTCCTTCACGGAGTCCCTCACCAGACCCTCTGTCCTCTCGCTGCCCGTGTCCACCCACCCCGGGGAGACGGACTCCAGTGAGGTCAGCGGCGACGCCCAGCCTATGCTGTCCTCCTCCGACGAGGACCTGTTCGGCTCGGTCGCGGTCAGCAAAAGCAGCGCGCCTCCCGCCCCCAGCATCACCAAGAAGGCCCCGGACCCGTCTCCTGCCGGGGGGCCCGCCCCCGTGTCTATTTTCGACCAGCAGGCGACCAGTGACCTGTTCCAAAAGGTGAAGCCGAGGGCGAAGAAAGCACAGGCGCCGTCCTTCATGGAAGACGCTGATGAGGATGGCGACGATGACGAGGATATCTTTGGAATGAGCACTGGCTCCACCCCGAGTTCAACCTCAGACAGCAGGACCCCCTCCAGCCCTGCCAAACTGGATAGATTTCAGGTACAGCGGTTGTTTGCAATTCGTAATGAAAATTCGTATATCGATTACAACTTGGAAGAGGTAGTTTGTAGATTGTGGAAAGAGCGTTAAGGATTTTATCTGATTAGCATTCCATTTCTTTGTCTTTGGTGTTATTTCTTCATAGGACAACGAAACCACTCTGCCTAAAGCTGGTCACAAGAAGCACAAAGAGAAGACGATGGAGGCCAGCCTATTTGATGACAATGTTGACATTTTTGCTGATTTGACGATGAGTTCCGGAGCGAAAGATAAGCCCAAGAAGAAGATGGACACCAAATCGATATTTGACGATGATATGGGTAACTCAAttggaaacaaaaaaaaaattctgatgTGTGATAGGTTCCAAATTACTCAGCGACGCCCAACGATCGATCTGTTTTGAACTGGCACGTTTAAACGGGAACTGCACGAATTTACCTAAAACCATTTTTATTCATGATTGTCATAAtaacacaacttttttttttttcctccacagACGATATTTTCTCTTCA
Above is a window of Gadus morhua chromosome 15, gadMor3.0, whole genome shotgun sequence DNA encoding:
- the washc2c gene encoding WASH complex subunit 2 isoform X1 translates to MSDFPGGGADVPSLSNHLGKDNQVWERPWTLGEMRQASANWSLAADSGLFLFLQDFSQRMLSKTHDIEKQLDGLMRDTKATDSCLHSVFNDFLMLSNTQFIENRVYDEEVEEPIAKVESAVKHPEKEKTREQKEAELIPKMQEAVNYGLRVLDSAFEQLDIKAGNSDSEDEEAMDRVEAILEPKDLYVDRPLPYLIGSQAFMEQDDVGLGDLSSDEMSIDSDRDSVIESEDGKGEVQSDEEFEEAEGRGSINKKSSVLSYEEDEEEDEDSDIFGESDKEEEYEDENERKIASSTSFVDELAARIKGDPVSKGEEERASLASSKKRAKSKKVAKAEKSPAAAVVRQESDDMFQPPRMEEEEFSPFGGGGGLFSGGRGLFDDDDEGDLFGDTPKRTASEDKAKSAAHMAESVKSEKKTPAGAVSVFPADNGLFGSGHSTAPVEGKENVTHGKPKAHPSPKQPPVRASGIGGGLFDDEEEEDFFSGRSVKTSSSAERGKSKTKKVADLFLGDGDDDEEDEGDIFSEKSAVQPPVLNKKEVVEEGAKPPEKKMPAGAISIFGPGTKSLMTESLRRRRASTSEGSEKSEENGPPVETPVSHTTPGNQTQIPQARGLFSDDEDTQVFPTPSKNQSKPGSAQQPKAPVSLFDDEEEEDLFASVAKSKPKPSQAKATTPQPQKTLSLFSDDEDQWLGSQPGTGRTETKTGVMKASVSAPSNLPSARAPPNGSLFDDEDEDLFATAKTSSPLKSQRVALLFEDDEDQGFLFGSKPAIGSSAKASATKAPVVAPKAPAPSLFDQEPRKEVPASGSVVEKAKPPEDTCDGEVPDRQPPSSSSSSSSTSSTISSSLPASDREPRKQKPAGAVSLFGGIDIMASRRREGAEGDVLTEDRLPPPDVGEEEEEEEEETTEKTKANPVSIFDGDDNDDDDEEEDSDWNVSGAVVRPPITTNTKQPAREQQRTKSTGVFQDEELLFSDRQQKDNDPDVDLFATSGKTVSAKPSSVKTDVPSLFADDEDDLFSSAKPKPPHPKIAKKPSKPKQEPTPSWKGISAASTPDSERTAASPVKAKDPLSRIGKLQANLVINPKAMLPGAAPRIPGAGGALPGTPPGSSSGVSSSSLSPSPVTTPLGSTHSGMEQGVSFESPLQVAPLPSTNKSRVKGSGQRRPQSRAARQQSVQRSVSDQEDSAVEPNPRLNPTTSALGFPTTGPKPNLRAPRPMLPKPSGTSAFPTPSPSQLSFTESLTRPSVLSLPVSTHPGETDSSEVSGDAQPMLSSSDEDLFGSVAVSKSSAPPAPSITKKAPDPSPAGGPAPVSIFDQQATSDLFQKVKPRAKKAQAPSFMEDADEDGDDDEDIFGMSTGSTPSSTSDSRTPSSPAKLDRFQDNETTLPKAGHKKHKEKTMEASLFDDNVDIFADLTMSSGAKDKPKKKMDTKSIFDDDMDDIFSSNKVKPVKKAPPKSKKSKPTQDNSVPAESANIFDDPLNAFGGN
- the washc2c gene encoding WASH complex subunit 2 isoform X3, with the translated sequence MSDFPGGGADVPSLSNHLGKDNQVWERPWTLGEMRQASANWSLAADSGLFLFLQDFSQRMLSKTHDIEKQLDGLMRDTKATDSCLHSVFNDFLMLSNTQFIENRVYDEEVEEPIAKVESAVKHPEKEKTREQKEAELIPKMQEAVNYGLRVLDSAFEQLDIKAGNSDSEDEEAMDRVEAILEPKDLYVDRPLPYLIGSQAFMEQDDVGLGDLSSDEMSIDSDRDSVIESEDGKGEVQSDEEFEEAEGRGSINKKSSVLSYEEDEEEDEDSDIFGESDKEEEYEDENERKIASSTSFVDELAARIKGDPVSKGEEERASLASSKKRAKSKKVAKAEKSPAAAVVRQESDDMFQPPRMEEEEFSPFGGGGGLFSGGRGLFDDDDEGDLFGDTPKRTASEDKAKSAAHMAESVKSEKKTPAGAVSVFPADNGLFGSGHSTAPVEGKENVTHGKPKAHPSPKQPPVRASGIGGGLFDDEEEEDFFSGRSVKTSSSAERGKSKTKKVADLFLGDGDDDEEDEGDIFSEKSAVQPPVLNKKEVVEEGAKPPEKKMPAGAISIFGPGTKSLMTESLRRRRASTSEGSEKSEENGPPVETPVSHTTPGNQTQIPQARGLFSDDEDTQNQSKPGSAQQPKAPVSLFDDEEEEDLFASVAKSKPKPSQAKATTPQPQKTLSLFSDDEDQWLGSQPGTGRTETKTGVMKASVSAPSNLPSARAPPNGSLFDDEDEDLFATAKTSSPLKSQRVALLFEDDEDQGFLFGSKPAIGSSAKASATKAPVVAPKAPAPSLFDQEPRKEVPASGSVVEKAKPPEDTCDGEVPDRQPPSSSSSSSSTSSTISSSLPASDREPRKQKPAGAVSLFGGIDIMASRRREGAEGDVLTEDRLPPPDVGEEEEEEEEETTEKTKANPVSIFDGDDNDDDDEEEDSDWNVSGAVVRPPITTNTKQPAREQQRTKSTGVFQDEELLFSDRQQKDNDPDVDLFATSGKTVSAKPSSVKTDVPSLFADDEDDLFSSAKPKPPHPKIAKKPSKPKQEPTPSWKGISAASTPDSERTAASPVKAKDPLSRIGKLQANLVINPKAMLPGAAPRIPGAGGALPGTPPGSSSGVSSSSLSPSPVTTPLGSTHSGMEQGVSFESPLQVAPLPSTNKSRVKGSGQRRPQSRAARQQSVQRSVSDQEDSAVEPNPRLNPTTSALGFPTTGPKPNLRAPRPMLPKPSGTSAFPTPSPSQLSFTESLTRPSVLSLPVSTHPGETDSSEVSGDAQPMLSSSDEDLFGSVAVSKSSAPPAPSITKKAPDPSPAGGPAPVSIFDQQATSDLFQKVKPRAKKAQAPSFMEDADEDGDDDEDIFGMSTGSTPSSTSDSRTPSSPAKLDRFQDNETTLPKAGHKKHKEKTMEASLFDDNVDIFADLTMSSGAKDKPKKKMDTKSIFDDDMDDIFSSNKVKPVKKAPPKSKKSKPTQDNSVPAESANIFDDPLNAFGGN
- the washc2c gene encoding WASH complex subunit 2C isoform X4; amino-acid sequence: MSDFPGGGADVPSLSNHLGKDNQVWERPWTLGEMRQASANWSLAADSGLFLFLQDFSQRMLSKTHDIEKQLDGLMRDTKATDSCLHSVFNDFLMLSNTQFIENRVYDEEVEEPIAKVESAVKHPEKEKTREQKEAELIPKMQEAVNYGLRVLDSAFEQLDIKAGNSDSEDEEAMDRVEAILEPKDLYVDRPLPYLIGSQAFMEQDDVGLGDLSSDEMSIDSDRDSVIESEDGKGEVQSDEEFEEAEGRGSINKKSSVLSYEEDEEEDEDSDIFGESDKEEEYEDENERKIASSTSFVDELAARIKGDPVSKGEEERASLASSKKRAKSKKVAKAEKSPAAAVVRQESDDMFQPPRMEEEEFSPFGGGGGLFSGGRGLFDDDDEGDLFGDTPKRTASEDKAKSAAHMAESVKSEKKTPAGAVSVFPADNGLFGSGHSTAPVEGKENVTHGKPKAHPSPKQPPVRASGIGGGLFDDEEEEDFFSGRSVKTSSSAERGKSKTKKVADLFLGDGDDDEEDEGDIFSEKSAVQPPVLNKKEVVEEGAKPPEKKMPAGAISIFGPGTKSLMTESLRRRRASTSEGSEKSEENGPPVETPVSHTTPGNQTQIPQARGLFSDDEDTQVFPTPSKNQSKPGSAQQPKAPVSLFDDEEEEDLFASVAKSKPKPSQAKATTPQPQKTLSLFSDDEDQWLGSQPGTGRTETKTGVMKASVSAPSNLPSARAPPNGSLFDDEDEDLFATAKTSSPLKSQRVALLFEDDEDQGFLFGSKPAIGSSAKASATKAPVVAPKAPAPSLFDQEPRKEVPASGSVVEKAKPPEDTCDGEVPDRQPPSSSSSSSSTSSTISSSLPASDREPRKQKPAGAVSLFGGIDIMASRRREGAEGDVLTEDRLPPPDVGEEEEEEEEETTEKTKANPVSIFDGDDNDDDDEEEDSDWNVSGAVVRPPITTNTKQPAREQQRTKSTGVFQDEELLFSDRQQKDNDPDVDLFATSGKTVSAKPSSVKTDVPSLFADDEDDLFSSAKPKPPHPKIAKKPSKPKQEPTPSWKGISAASTPDSEANLVINPKAMLPGAAPRIPGAGGALPGTPPGSSSGVSSSSLSPSPVTTPLGSTHSGMEQGVSFESPLQVAPLPSTNKSRVKGSGQRRPQSRAARQQSVQRSVSDQEDSAVEPNPRLNPTTSALGFPTTGPKPNLRAPRPMLPKPSGTSAFPTPSPSQLSFTESLTRPSVLSLPVSTHPGETDSSEVSGDAQPMLSSSDEDLFGSVAVSKSSAPPAPSITKKAPDPSPAGGPAPVSIFDQQATSDLFQKVKPRAKKAQAPSFMEDADEDGDDDEDIFGMSTGSTPSSTSDSRTPSSPAKLDRFQDNETTLPKAGHKKHKEKTMEASLFDDNVDIFADLTMSSGAKDKPKKKMDTKSIFDDDMDDIFSSNKVKPVKKAPPKSKKSKPTQDNSVPAESANIFDDPLNAFGGN
- the washc2c gene encoding WASH complex subunit 2 isoform X2; translated protein: MSDFPGGGADVPSLSNHLGKDNQVWERPWTLGEMRQASANWSLAADSGLFLFLQDFSQRMLSKTHDIEKQLDGLMRDTKATDSCLHSVFNDFLMLSNTQFIENRVYDEEVEEPIAKVESAVKHPEKEKTREQKEAELIPKMQEAVNYGLRVLDSAFEQLDIKAGNSDSEDEEAMDRVEAILEPKDLYVDRPLPYLIGSQAFMEQDDVGLGDLSSDEMSIDSDRDSVIESEDGKGEVQSDEEFEEAEGRGSINKSSVLSYEEDEEEDEDSDIFGESDKEEEYEDENERKIASSTSFVDELAARIKGDPVSKGEEERASLASSKKRAKSKKVAKAEKSPAAAVVRQESDDMFQPPRMEEEEFSPFGGGGGLFSGGRGLFDDDDEGDLFGDTPKRTASEDKAKSAAHMAESVKSEKKTPAGAVSVFPADNGLFGSGHSTAPVEGKENVTHGKPKAHPSPKQPPVRASGIGGGLFDDEEEEDFFSGRSVKTSSSAERGKSKTKKVADLFLGDGDDDEEDEGDIFSEKSAVQPPVLNKKEVVEEGAKPPEKKMPAGAISIFGPGTKSLMTESLRRRRASTSEGSEKSEENGPPVETPVSHTTPGNQTQIPQARGLFSDDEDTQVFPTPSKNQSKPGSAQQPKAPVSLFDDEEEEDLFASVAKSKPKPSQAKATTPQPQKTLSLFSDDEDQWLGSQPGTGRTETKTGVMKASVSAPSNLPSARAPPNGSLFDDEDEDLFATAKTSSPLKSQRVALLFEDDEDQGFLFGSKPAIGSSAKASATKAPVVAPKAPAPSLFDQEPRKEVPASGSVVEKAKPPEDTCDGEVPDRQPPSSSSSSSSTSSTISSSLPASDREPRKQKPAGAVSLFGGIDIMASRRREGAEGDVLTEDRLPPPDVGEEEEEEEEETTEKTKANPVSIFDGDDNDDDDEEEDSDWNVSGAVVRPPITTNTKQPAREQQRTKSTGVFQDEELLFSDRQQKDNDPDVDLFATSGKTVSAKPSSVKTDVPSLFADDEDDLFSSAKPKPPHPKIAKKPSKPKQEPTPSWKGISAASTPDSERTAASPVKAKDPLSRIGKLQANLVINPKAMLPGAAPRIPGAGGALPGTPPGSSSGVSSSSLSPSPVTTPLGSTHSGMEQGVSFESPLQVAPLPSTNKSRVKGSGQRRPQSRAARQQSVQRSVSDQEDSAVEPNPRLNPTTSALGFPTTGPKPNLRAPRPMLPKPSGTSAFPTPSPSQLSFTESLTRPSVLSLPVSTHPGETDSSEVSGDAQPMLSSSDEDLFGSVAVSKSSAPPAPSITKKAPDPSPAGGPAPVSIFDQQATSDLFQKVKPRAKKAQAPSFMEDADEDGDDDEDIFGMSTGSTPSSTSDSRTPSSPAKLDRFQDNETTLPKAGHKKHKEKTMEASLFDDNVDIFADLTMSSGAKDKPKKKMDTKSIFDDDMDDIFSSNKVKPVKKAPPKSKKSKPTQDNSVPAESANIFDDPLNAFGGN